The proteins below come from a single Rosa rugosa chromosome 2, drRosRugo1.1, whole genome shotgun sequence genomic window:
- the LOC133727897 gene encoding RNA exonuclease 4-like — translation MDYSRPESSETLRNKCAACFRQFNKIEHLVEHMRTSYHSSHEPSCGICKKHCRSFESLREHVIGPLPKQECKNIFSSRGCKFCLSVFDSPYTLRLHQDRCQLSGVTGLIGRFGNLGIRDNLDHGNYTRGSSGQTVALACKMVGGGSDGSLDLCGRVCLTDEYDNIIFHTYVKPPMPVTNYRYETTGIRPEYLRDAMPQRQVQKKLQDFLCNGEPMWKIRPRAGKARILVGHGLDHDLDSLQIEYPALMIRDTAKYPPLMKTSKLSNSLKYLTQAYLGYDIQSGIQDPYEDCVATMKLYMRMRSQVHKIEPYPLATDPQNRNNFASWRQNELERMSPEQMLDISRSDFYCWCLDRRDT, via the exons ATGGACTATAGCAGACCTGAGTCATCTGAAACTCTGAG GAACAAGTGTGCTGCATGCTTCAGGCAGTTCAACAAGATCGAGCACCTGGTGGAGCACATGAGAACCTCATACCACTCTTCTCATGAACCGTCGTGCGGAATCTGTAAGAAGCACTGCAGATCCTTTGAATCTCTCAGGGAACATGTCATAG GGCCATTGCCAAAACAAGAATGCAAGAACATATTTAGCAGCAGAGGATGCAAATTCTGCTTATCTGTCTTTGATAGCCCTTATACTCTCAGGCTTCACCAGGACAGATGCCAGCTCTCCGGCGTCACT GGATTAATTGGTCGGTTTGGTAACTTGGGCATTCGTGACAATCTGGATCATGGTAACTACACAAGAGGCAGTAGTGGTCAAACTGTTGCCCTTGCTTGCAAGATGGTTGGTGGGGGAAGTGATGGCTCCCTAGATCTCTGCGGTAGGGTTTGTCTCACTGATGAATATGATAACATCATCTTCCACACTTATGTCAAGCCACCAATGCCAGTCACAAACTATAG GTATGAAACAACTGGGATTCGTCCTGAATACTTGAGGGACGCAATGCCACAGAGGCAAGTGCAAAAGAAGCTACAAGACTTTTTGTGCAATGGGGAACCAATGTGGAAGATTCGACCTAGAGCCGGAAAAGCTAGAATTCTTGTGGGTCATGGTTTGGATCATGATCTCGACTCTCTGCAAATTGAATACCCAGCACTCATGATCAG GGATACTGCAAAATATCCTCCACTGATGAAAACAAGCAAGCTCAGCAACTCACTCAAGTATCTAACACAAGCATATCTCGG GTATGACATTCAAAGTGGGATTCAAGACCCTTATGAGGATTGTGTTGCAACAATGAAGCTTTACATGCGAATGAGATCCCAAGTTCACAAGATAGAGCCCTATCCACTTGCTACTGATCCGCAAAACCGAAATAATTTTGCATCGTGGCGGCAAAACGAGCTTGAAAGGATGAGCCCTGAACAAATGTTGGACATTTCCAGGTCTGATTTCTACTGCTGGTGCTTGGACCGCCGGGATACATAG
- the LOC133730206 gene encoding uncharacterized protein LOC133730206, translating into MEKEWLQFDRFKDEYRVGARMFVDKARADYGNSEDEIICPCIKCRNSEHHHFEIVYEHLVTRGMDPTYKIWICHGETGSESNHEDLEIPETYKLFKDLCFQHDEDDEDVDDTIETREAEILNLVREAETPLIFGCTNYTKMSASVALLKMKARHYLTDIAFDDILRTSRSFLPEDNTLPESLYSMKKLVKAFDLGYEKIHACVNDCCLFRKDLQHLENCPKCGASRWKLNESSSKIQKGIPAKVLRYFPIIPRLRRMFAITETAEQLRWHSNNKSQDGKMRHPVDVLAWETINRRWPSFASDPRNIRFGLATDGFNPFHDLRSTYSCWPVILTIYNLPPWLCMSKESLMLTLLIPGPKQPGNDINVYLAPLVDDLKKLWNQGVEVYDAFSQVTFNLRAILMWTVNDFPAYGNLSGWPYKGKVACPVCREETCAEWLTNSRKFSYMGHRRFLPSDHPLREEPSMFNGHPEHGSRPKISKGEQIFEETSISNV; encoded by the coding sequence ATGGAGAAAGAATGGCTGCAATTTGATAGATTTAAGGATGAATACAGAGTGGGAGCTCGTATGTTTGTGGATAAAGCAAGGGCAGATTATGGGAATTCTGAAGATGAGATTATATGCCCATGTATCAAATGTAGAAACTCTGAACACCACCACTTTGAGATAGTCTATGAGCACTTGGTAACAAGAGGAATGGATCCTACTTACAAAATTTGGATTTGTCATGGTGAAACAGGAAGTGAATCCAATCATGAAGATCTTGAGATTCCTGAGACATATAAGTTGTTTAAGGATTTATGTTTTCaacatgatgaagatgatgaagatgtaGATGACACTATTGAGACGAGAGAGGcagaaattttaaatttagtaAGAGAAGCTGAAACTCCCTTGATCTTTGGCTGTACAAACTATACGAAGATGTCAGCATCAGTTGCTTTATTGAAGATGAAAGCAAGACATTATTTGACTGATATTGCTTTCGATGACATTCTTCGCACTAGCCGTAGTTTCTTACCGGAAGATAACACACTTCCAGAGTCCTTATATTCAATGAAGAAGCTAGTGAAGGCATTTGATCTTGGATATGAGAAGATACATGCATGTGTCAATGATTGCTGTTTATTTAGAAAAGATTTGCAGCATCTGGAAAATTGTCCAAAGTGTGGTGCTTCAAGATGGAAACTTAATGAAAGCAGTTCTAAAATTCAAAAAGGCATCCCTGCAAAAGTTTTGCGTTACTTTCCAATAATACCAAGGCTTAGGAGAATGTTTGCTATTACTGAAACAGCAGAACAATTAAGGTGGCATTCGAATAATAAGAGTCAAGATGGTAAGATGAGACATCCTGTTGATGTATTAGCATGGGAAACAATAAATAGAAGGTGGCCATCTTTTGCATCAGATCCTCGAAATATCAGATTTGGCCTTGCTACCGATGGGTTTAATCCATTTCATGATCTTAGGTCTACGTACAGCTGTTGGCCAGTCATTTTGACAATATATAACTTGCCTCCATGGTTATGTATGTCTAAAGAAAGTCTCATGTTGACGTTACTCATACCAGGTCCTAAGCAACCGGGTAACGATATCAATGTTTATTTGGCACCACTTGTAGATGATCTAAAGAAGTTATGGAACCAGGGGGTAGAAGTGTACGATGCATTTAGTCAAGTGACTTTCAACTTGAGAGCCATTTTGATGTGGACCGTCAATGATTTTCCAGCGTATGGAAATTTATCCGGATGGCCTTACAAGGGAAAAGTTGCATGTCCTGTTTGTCGTGAAGAAACATGTGCTGAGTGGTTGACAAATAGTCGTAAATTTTCTTATATGGGGCATAGAAGATTTCTTCCTTCAGATCATCCGCTTCGTGAGGAACCAAGTATGTTTAATGGACATCCAGAACATGGGAGTAGGCCTAAGATCTCTAAGGGTGAGCAAATTTTTGAAGAGACAAGTATAagtaatgtatag